In Hyalangium minutum, a genomic segment contains:
- a CDS encoding FHA domain-containing protein, producing MQIGRASENDVVLHDQGVSRRHARILSRGGRHYVIDLGSAKGTSVNGKPLARDKEHELRSGDRLAVGPIEFLFTALNPTEKERPAVPAPPLGKRGRSSTLITRAETQQEMQAIESEDTGRFRTLPEMSVLAPLPKGAASSAFSDFEMATVLNKPGPESQAPSEATAINAPRALHAPATIAEMPIPTVIRMPAQLAKAAAAPLDATGDTDVSTVNMKASPKATAPSAAERARLRRQQMTSLQGQLLVKWRELPPRLRAVAGVVTGLFILMVVLGLLSSTRSVKGPARPSGPEPTELGASPVSDSFGLGDGVTWKQPDAKGFEFQFASPTRALAVLHYQARDISQSREVSISLNGVDLGWVPTDSQESEERELQLLLPLAMLRRGETNRVTFDNVLNPPAEDRWRVWNVYVEVIPVPELPQAQLMANANKEAATARRFYEQKDVGSENLYKSWKLFRSSWITLEAMERKPEDLYEDVRYMLARTAGEMDQTCRKLMLDFQRSIQYRDGDKALATVQEVIRRFPTTEHRCHNLAIEKATEYELPL from the coding sequence ATCCAGATCGGCCGCGCCTCGGAGAACGATGTGGTGCTGCACGATCAAGGCGTGTCCCGCCGCCATGCGCGCATCCTCTCGCGTGGCGGCAGGCACTACGTCATCGATCTGGGCAGCGCCAAGGGCACCTCCGTCAACGGCAAGCCGCTCGCTCGCGACAAGGAGCACGAGCTGCGCAGCGGCGATCGGCTCGCCGTCGGGCCGATCGAGTTCCTTTTCACTGCCCTGAATCCCACGGAGAAGGAGCGCCCAGCAGTTCCGGCTCCGCCGCTGGGCAAGCGCGGCCGCTCGAGTACCCTCATCACCCGGGCGGAGACTCAGCAGGAGATGCAGGCCATCGAGTCGGAGGACACCGGCCGGTTTCGCACGCTCCCGGAGATGTCCGTGCTGGCTCCGCTGCCCAAGGGCGCCGCCTCGAGCGCTTTCTCCGACTTCGAGATGGCCACGGTCCTCAACAAGCCGGGGCCGGAGTCCCAGGCGCCTTCGGAAGCGACCGCCATCAACGCTCCCCGGGCGCTCCATGCGCCAGCGACGATCGCCGAGATGCCGATCCCCACGGTGATCCGCATGCCCGCGCAGCTCGCGAAGGCCGCTGCCGCGCCCCTGGACGCGACGGGAGACACGGACGTCTCCACGGTCAACATGAAGGCCTCCCCGAAGGCCACGGCTCCATCCGCCGCCGAGCGCGCCCGGCTCCGCCGCCAGCAGATGACCTCCCTCCAGGGCCAGCTCCTGGTGAAGTGGCGGGAGCTGCCTCCGAGGCTCCGCGCCGTCGCGGGCGTGGTGACGGGACTGTTCATCCTGATGGTGGTGCTGGGGCTGCTCAGCTCGACCCGGTCGGTGAAGGGGCCCGCGAGGCCCTCGGGACCCGAGCCCACCGAGCTGGGGGCTTCGCCTGTCTCGGACTCCTTCGGCCTGGGCGATGGCGTCACCTGGAAGCAGCCGGACGCGAAGGGCTTCGAGTTCCAGTTCGCTTCACCTACCCGGGCGCTGGCTGTCCTACACTACCAGGCGCGGGACATCTCCCAGTCGCGCGAGGTGAGCATCAGCCTCAACGGCGTGGACCTGGGCTGGGTGCCCACTGACAGCCAGGAGTCGGAGGAGCGCGAGCTGCAGCTGCTGCTCCCGCTGGCGATGCTGCGCCGCGGGGAAACCAATCGGGTCACCTTCGACAACGTGCTCAACCCTCCCGCCGAGGACCGGTGGCGGGTGTGGAACGTGTACGTGGAGGTCATCCCCGTACCGGAGCTGCCCCAGGCGCAGCTGATGGCCAATGCGAACAAGGAAGCGGCCACGGCCCGCCGCTTCTACGAGCAGAAGGATGTAGGTTCCGAGAACCTCTACAAGTCGTGGAAGCTGTTCCGCTCCTCCTGGATCACCCTGGAGGCCATGGAGCGTAAGCCTGAGGACCTGTACGAGGACGTGCGGTACATGCTTGCTCGCACAGCAGGGGAGATGGATCAGACGTGCCGGAAGTTGATGCTCGATTTCCAACGCAGCATTCAATACCGGGACGGGGATAAGGCCCTAGCGACCGTGCAAGAGGTTATCCGGCGCTTCCCTACGACTGAACATCGCTGCCACAATCTGGCAATAGAGAAGGCGACCGAGTACGAGCTTCCGCTATAA
- a CDS encoding FHA domain-containing protein gives MANSPPARRRPTSAGSGGPPSGSGSSRPVRKTGTTAPAVRSAPLPYNGPKLVVTAGPKEGEEFQLEDDEYVIGRSTDNPICIQDTSVSRKHISLRRVGNGWTVSDLGSGNGTLVNGEQITDETVLANGDIITMGDTEVTYTDVSNATMMVDITASAASARSRAPSPGGGGAPVRPGRPERVRPGRAAKKEVDPATLKKRKMMMIGGGVMAVVLIAGLVVIQSGKEKERQRLIAEQQLNAEQRKALAIMFQDAKNHIREGRYTEAKSKLLELQALAADYPGLSDYLQQVDKEIPNQEHLKAAQAALAEKKLALAKSEVDKITAETTMFEQVNALKRGLQDAADAQSKVARTLLDNKQLDQAKAISDDVLAIYPESRDGKLINEEAVRLIRIRDTPVAPPPPPPTAPPWEQASARFVDGDLSGAVALANACVSKPKCKEMLKDMTEFGNLYKKMEDLDAKGLARLLALDKEISGSRGPSKMARNAGTRAANIFYKSASAARAAGQWARAVEYAKRTIQADPGHAGASNILTELRQKAKDLYLQAYALKDANPEDAAPKFREVIAMTPADDETHQKAQTWLDKIQR, from the coding sequence ATGGCGAACTCTCCTCCGGCACGACGCCGTCCCACCTCTGCTGGTTCGGGTGGACCTCCCTCGGGCTCGGGCTCGTCCCGGCCCGTGCGCAAGACCGGGACCACTGCTCCAGCGGTCCGCTCGGCACCGCTGCCCTACAACGGTCCCAAGCTGGTCGTCACCGCGGGGCCCAAGGAGGGTGAGGAGTTCCAGCTCGAGGACGACGAGTACGTCATCGGGCGCTCCACGGACAACCCGATCTGCATCCAGGACACCTCTGTCTCGCGCAAGCACATCTCGCTGCGCCGCGTGGGCAATGGCTGGACGGTGAGCGATCTGGGCTCGGGCAACGGCACGCTCGTCAATGGTGAGCAGATCACCGACGAGACGGTGCTGGCCAACGGCGACATCATCACCATGGGCGACACCGAGGTGACGTACACCGACGTGTCCAACGCCACGATGATGGTGGACATCACCGCGAGCGCCGCCTCGGCTCGTTCTCGTGCGCCCTCTCCCGGGGGTGGTGGCGCGCCGGTGCGGCCCGGCCGGCCCGAGCGCGTGCGGCCTGGGCGCGCGGCGAAGAAGGAAGTCGATCCGGCGACGCTGAAGAAGCGGAAGATGATGATGATCGGCGGCGGCGTGATGGCGGTCGTACTGATCGCGGGGCTCGTGGTGATTCAGTCTGGCAAGGAGAAGGAGCGCCAGCGGCTCATCGCCGAGCAGCAGTTGAACGCCGAGCAGCGCAAAGCGCTGGCCATCATGTTCCAGGATGCCAAGAACCACATCCGCGAGGGCCGCTACACCGAGGCCAAGTCGAAGCTGCTGGAACTGCAGGCACTGGCGGCGGACTACCCGGGCCTGTCGGACTACCTGCAGCAGGTGGACAAGGAGATCCCCAACCAGGAGCACCTCAAGGCGGCCCAGGCGGCGCTGGCGGAGAAGAAGCTGGCCCTGGCCAAGTCCGAGGTGGACAAGATCACCGCCGAGACGACGATGTTCGAGCAGGTGAACGCGCTCAAGCGCGGCCTGCAGGACGCCGCCGACGCTCAGTCCAAGGTGGCCCGGACGCTGCTGGACAACAAGCAACTGGATCAGGCCAAGGCCATCTCCGACGACGTGCTCGCCATCTACCCGGAGAGCCGCGACGGCAAGCTCATCAACGAGGAGGCCGTGCGCCTCATCCGCATCCGTGACACGCCGGTGGCGCCGCCTCCGCCGCCTCCCACCGCGCCGCCCTGGGAGCAGGCCTCCGCGCGCTTCGTGGACGGCGATCTGTCGGGCGCCGTGGCGCTGGCCAATGCGTGCGTCTCCAAGCCCAAGTGCAAGGAGATGCTCAAGGACATGACGGAGTTCGGCAACCTCTACAAGAAGATGGAGGACCTGGACGCCAAGGGGCTGGCCCGGCTGCTCGCGCTGGACAAGGAAATCTCCGGTTCGCGCGGCCCCAGCAAGATGGCCAGGAACGCCGGCACTCGCGCGGCGAACATCTTCTACAAGAGCGCCTCGGCGGCCCGCGCCGCTGGCCAGTGGGCTCGCGCGGTGGAGTACGCCAAGCGCACCATCCAGGCGGACCCCGGCCACGCCGGCGCCAGCAACATCCTCACCGAGCTGCGCCAGAAGGCGAAGGATCTCTACCTCCAGGCGTACGCCCTCAAGGACGCCAACCCGGAGGACGCCGCCCCGAAGTTCCGGGAGGTGATCGCCATGACGCCGGCGGATGACGAGACCCACCAGAAGGCGCAGACCTGGCTCGACAAGATCCAGCGATGA
- the cpaB gene encoding Flp pilus assembly protein CpaB — translation MLKGKTPLIVALVLGLLAGVVAYSAIKKKEADVRRGWNLVPVVVASQDIPEGTVVNFDMISQRSVPEQFVTSSVVKPDSASYVVNQKVLVPLQAGDPLLWSQFETTKAAERLSTKVQKKGRAITIEAKATTAVGGWIRPNDHVDLIGTFRDPQTDENVAVTLLQNVIVLATGKITGTTNVNLIPENQRDYSNISLLVIPEEAEILVLAQELGNLTLSLRNEDDVDIIEERGRATISTLLSGERTRVLEKKRQEIIQIIKGSGAEKSAAAGQ, via the coding sequence ATGTTGAAGGGTAAGACTCCACTCATCGTCGCACTGGTTCTCGGTCTGCTGGCCGGTGTCGTCGCGTACTCCGCGATCAAGAAGAAGGAAGCGGACGTACGCCGGGGCTGGAACCTGGTGCCGGTGGTGGTGGCGTCCCAGGACATTCCTGAAGGCACCGTCGTCAACTTCGACATGATCTCCCAGCGCTCCGTGCCGGAGCAGTTCGTCACCTCGTCCGTGGTGAAGCCGGACTCGGCCTCCTACGTGGTGAACCAGAAGGTGCTGGTGCCGCTGCAGGCCGGTGACCCGCTGCTCTGGAGCCAGTTCGAGACGACGAAGGCCGCCGAGCGCCTCTCCACCAAGGTCCAGAAGAAGGGCCGCGCCATCACCATCGAGGCCAAGGCCACCACGGCGGTGGGCGGCTGGATTCGCCCGAACGACCACGTGGACCTCATCGGCACCTTCCGCGATCCGCAGACGGACGAGAACGTCGCCGTGACGCTGCTCCAGAACGTCATCGTTCTGGCTACCGGTAAGATCACCGGTACCACCAACGTGAACCTCATCCCGGAGAACCAGCGCGACTACTCCAACATCTCGCTGCTCGTCATCCCGGAGGAGGCGGAGATCCTGGTGCTGGCGCAAGAGCTCGGCAACCTCACCCTGTCGCTCCGCAACGAGGACGACGTGGACATCATCGAGGAGCGCGGCCGCGCCACCATCAGCACGCTGCTCTCCGGTGAGCGCACCCGCGTGCTCGAGAAGAAGCGCCAGGAGATCATCCAGATCATCAAGGGCAGCGGCGCCGAGAAGAGCGCCGCGGCTGGCCAGTAG
- a CDS encoding type II secretion system F family protein: MAFFGIGIYNNVFERFVSEVAEESAGGMRGIGSVAIRKMGALNRQYIMWPGYEAKMRKSLIKAGDPSGYKPEDIMALQEVGAFFGLIGGLILANGLGLNLAWSLVMALFGMFYPQIWVSDQVKKRHLLISRALPYNLDLLTLSVEAGLDFTGALAKVVEKGKAGPLKEELALVLKQLKMGKTREEALKAMIVRVDLPPLTTFVTALIQADKMGTSLGKVLRIQSTQMRIDRTQRAEKLAGEAPVKMLFPLIACIFPTVFMVLFGPIVFQFMFGNVGG, translated from the coding sequence ATGGCCTTCTTTGGCATCGGCATCTACAACAACGTCTTCGAGCGCTTCGTCTCGGAGGTCGCCGAGGAGTCCGCGGGCGGTATGCGCGGCATTGGCTCGGTGGCCATCCGCAAGATGGGCGCGCTCAACCGCCAGTACATCATGTGGCCTGGGTACGAGGCCAAGATGCGCAAGAGCCTCATCAAGGCCGGTGATCCGTCGGGCTACAAGCCCGAGGACATCATGGCCCTGCAGGAGGTGGGTGCGTTCTTCGGGCTCATCGGCGGCCTCATCCTGGCCAACGGCCTGGGGCTGAACCTGGCCTGGTCGTTGGTCATGGCCCTGTTCGGCATGTTCTACCCGCAGATCTGGGTGAGCGATCAGGTGAAGAAGCGCCACCTGCTCATCTCCCGCGCGCTGCCCTACAACCTGGACCTGCTCACGCTGTCGGTGGAGGCGGGTCTGGACTTCACGGGCGCGCTCGCCAAGGTGGTGGAGAAGGGCAAGGCCGGTCCGCTCAAGGAGGAGCTGGCCCTGGTGCTCAAGCAGCTGAAGATGGGCAAGACGCGTGAAGAGGCCCTCAAGGCCATGATCGTCCGCGTGGATCTGCCGCCGCTCACCACCTTCGTCACCGCGCTCATCCAGGCGGACAAGATGGGTACGAGCCTCGGTAAGGTGCTCCGGATTCAGTCCACGCAGATGCGCATCGACCGCACCCAGCGCGCCGAGAAGCTCGCCGGCGAGGCTCCGGTGAAGATGCTCTTCCCGCTGATCGCCTGCATCTTCCCCACGGTGTTCATGGTGCTGTTCGGGCCCATCGTGTTCCAGTTCATGTTCGGCAACGTCGGAGGCTAG
- a CDS encoding type II secretion system F family protein, with product MLPGIVLLLVTGSVFFFSLVIFTVLAKAYEQYQERYVAKSMNDLSDMFLFIDPRQMLVLNIASMCLLGILSYIIFNPILCVGMTIFGFFLPMLLVKYYRKRRIKKFNIQLVDALQAMANAFKAGLTFPQAIEHVSKEALPPLSQEFGLFVKEVKLGVPLEEALINMAKRVGSDDLELVVVSTNIARQLGGNMAEMFETISTVIRERFRLEGKIDALTSQGKLQGWIVASMPAVLGMVLNSMRPDLMEPMMNHLFGYILVTVIAVMEVLGILIIRRIVNIDI from the coding sequence ATGCTGCCAGGAATCGTCCTACTCCTCGTCACCGGCTCGGTTTTCTTCTTCAGCTTGGTGATCTTCACCGTGCTCGCGAAGGCCTACGAGCAATATCAGGAGCGCTACGTCGCCAAGTCGATGAACGACTTGTCCGACATGTTCCTGTTCATCGACCCGCGGCAGATGTTGGTGCTCAACATCGCGTCGATGTGCCTTCTGGGCATCCTCAGCTACATCATCTTCAATCCCATCCTCTGCGTGGGAATGACGATCTTCGGCTTCTTCCTGCCGATGCTGCTGGTGAAGTACTACCGCAAGCGCCGCATCAAGAAGTTCAACATCCAGCTGGTGGACGCCCTGCAGGCCATGGCCAACGCGTTCAAGGCGGGCCTCACGTTCCCGCAGGCCATCGAGCACGTGTCCAAGGAGGCCCTGCCGCCGCTGTCGCAGGAGTTCGGCCTCTTCGTGAAGGAAGTGAAGCTGGGCGTTCCGCTGGAGGAGGCGCTCATCAACATGGCCAAGCGCGTGGGCAGTGACGACCTGGAGCTGGTCGTCGTGTCCACCAACATCGCGCGCCAGCTGGGCGGCAACATGGCGGAGATGTTCGAGACGATCTCCACCGTGATCCGCGAGCGCTTCCGCCTCGAGGGCAAGATCGACGCGCTTACCTCCCAGGGCAAGCTGCAGGGGTGGATCGTGGCGTCCATGCCCGCAGTGCTCGGCATGGTGCTCAACTCCATGCGCCCCGACCTGATGGAGCCGATGATGAATCACCTGTTCGGCTACATCCTCGTCACGGTGATCGCCGTCATGGAAGTGCTGGGCATTCTGATCATCCGGCGTATCGTCAACATCGATATCTGA